The Alkalibacter saccharofermentans DSM 14828 DNA window AGAAGTATGTCCATCGTTTTTTAGAGTCTGTTCTGATGCAAACATATTCTAACATTGAACTAATATTTATAAATGATGGATCCACAGACAAGACTGAAGAAATAGTTTTATCTTATAAGAATAAGTTTGAAATAAATAATATTGTGTTTAAATATATATATCAAGAAAATAGAGGCCAAGCTGCTGCTCTCAACCAGGGTTTAAGAATATTTAATGGGAAATACCTCACTTGGCCAGATTCAGATGATATTTTGCATAAAGATAATATAAAACTAAAAGTTGAATATTTAGAATCAAATCAAGATTATGGAATGGTACTGTGCAAATCTAGAGTTATTGATGAAGACACATTAAAACCAATAGGAGAACTGAGACGAATTCATGATAATGTAAGCCAAGATAACCTATTCAGAGATTTAATTTTAGAAAAAAATGTATACTATGCACCAGGTGGTTATATGGTTAGAACCTCTTCATTGGATGATGTAGTAGAGAATAGAGAAATTTATGAGAGTAGAGCTGGCCAAAATTGGCAATTATTGCTACCCATTGCATCGAAATACAGATGTGGGTATATAGACAAACATTTATATGACTACTTAGTTAGATCTAACAGTCACTCTAGAATGGAAAATGATTACAAAAGCGAGATTCAGAAATGTAATAATCACGAAGATGTAATTATAAATACCATACATAGAATTCATAACTTTGATGATTATGAGAAAAAGAAATGGTGTATGGTAGTAAACCATAAATATTTGAAAAAGAAATTTGAAATCGCTTCAAAATACAGAATTACCAATGATATGACTAACGGGTATCTTTTATTAAAAGAATTGAATCTTATTACATTTAAAGACATTATATTATATAATAAGTCAAAATATAGTATCTTATTTCATTTATACGAGCTTGTTAAATTTGGACGTGAAAAGATACAAGGGGGTAGATGAATGATAGATAAAATGATTAAAGCGAACAAAGACTGTATGGGCTGTCATGCGTGTAAAAATGTTTGTCCTACTCAATGCATTATAATGACTCCTGATGAAGAAGGTTTCTTATACCCTAAAGTCGAGTATTCGTTGTGCGTTAAATGCAAGAAATGCATTTCAGTATGTCCTATTATTAATAAAGCAAGAATAGTTAATAACCCACAAGCTTATGCAGCTATAAATAAGGATGAACAGATCAGGTTAAGCAGCTCTTCTGGTGGAATTTTCACGTTGTTAGCGGAAAATGCTATAAAGGATGATGGTGTTGTATTTGGAGCAGGGTATTCTGAAAAATTTGAGGTTGCACATAAATCTGTTGAGAAAATCGAAGAACTTTGTGAATTGAGAGGCTCTAAATATGTTCAAAG harbors:
- a CDS encoding glycosyltransferase family A protein, translating into MNIRGEMPLVSIITPCYNGEKYVHRFLESVLMQTYSNIELIFINDGSTDKTEEIVLSYKNKFEINNIVFKYIYQENRGQAAALNQGLRIFNGKYLTWPDSDDILHKDNIKLKVEYLESNQDYGMVLCKSRVIDEDTLKPIGELRRIHDNVSQDNLFRDLILEKNVYYAPGGYMVRTSSLDDVVENREIYESRAGQNWQLLLPIASKYRCGYIDKHLYDYLVRSNSHSRMENDYKSEIQKCNNHEDVIINTIHRIHNFDDYEKKKWCMVVNHKYLKKKFEIASKYRITNDMTNGYLLLKELNLITFKDIILYNKSKYSILFHLYELVKFGREKIQGGR